The Flavobacterium sp. HJ-32-4 genome contains a region encoding:
- a CDS encoding TlpA disulfide reductase family protein, whose amino-acid sequence MRHLILALFGSLLIVSCNKNGYTIEGEAKGVKDGTEIVLQKQDSTGIVRLDTVKVKDGKFNFEGETEGPGLHQLTLKDNPSGGAVLILEPGDIKVTLDKDTIYKSRVSGTFNNDELAAYLDKDIKIRNKQQAFAKQNMARYQEAMSKKDTVTVNQIQAEGQKMYKEHEKLAKEQVKSNPKAFISVLLLTQFLSAGEKEMPFIEKSYNNLDAALKETQEGKRIKKAIDRYKKDLEAQKNTSVGHKAPDFKAKNAAGQEVSLYSSLGKVTIVDFWASWCPPCRKEAPAMVSLYNEFHSAGLNIVGVSLDGDKAAWLKAIETDKRTWTDLSNLKSWEDPVARMYALRSIPTIIVLDAKGMIVAKDLHGEELRAKVAELLGATK is encoded by the coding sequence ATGAGACATTTAATTCTGGCGCTGTTTGGATCACTATTGATCGTATCATGTAACAAAAACGGATACACCATCGAAGGTGAGGCCAAGGGCGTCAAAGACGGAACGGAAATCGTATTACAAAAACAAGACTCAACGGGCATTGTACGCCTTGATACCGTCAAAGTGAAAGACGGCAAATTCAACTTCGAAGGCGAAACCGAAGGTCCGGGCCTTCACCAATTGACCCTCAAGGATAACCCTTCGGGCGGTGCTGTATTGATCCTTGAACCTGGCGACATCAAGGTGACGCTTGACAAAGACACCATCTACAAAAGCCGTGTGTCGGGCACGTTCAATAACGACGAACTGGCTGCTTATCTTGATAAAGACATCAAGATACGTAACAAGCAACAGGCGTTCGCCAAGCAGAACATGGCCCGTTACCAGGAAGCCATGAGCAAGAAAGATACGGTTACGGTCAACCAGATTCAGGCAGAGGGACAGAAAATGTATAAAGAGCATGAGAAGCTGGCCAAAGAGCAGGTTAAATCGAATCCGAAGGCGTTTATTTCGGTGCTGTTGCTGACCCAGTTCCTGAGCGCGGGTGAAAAGGAAATGCCGTTTATCGAGAAGAGCTATAACAACCTTGATGCTGCCTTGAAGGAAACCCAGGAAGGAAAAAGAATCAAGAAAGCGATTGACCGGTATAAAAAAGACCTCGAAGCGCAAAAGAACACCTCTGTAGGCCACAAGGCCCCGGATTTCAAAGCAAAGAATGCAGCCGGACAGGAGGTATCGCTTTATTCATCACTCGGTAAAGTGACGATCGTTGACTTCTGGGCTTCATGGTGCCCGCCTTGCCGCAAAGAAGCCCCTGCCATGGTTTCGTTGTATAACGAGTTCCACTCGGCCGGACTCAACATAGTAGGTGTTTCACTGGACGGGGACAAAGCCGCCTGGTTAAAGGCCATCGAAACCGATAAACGCACCTGGACCGACCTTTCCAACCTGAAATCATGGGAAGATCCGGTGGCGCGTATGTATGCCCTTCGCAGTATCCCGACGATCATCGTATTGGATGCTAAGGGTATGATTGTAGCAAAAGACCTGCATGGAGAGGAACTTCGCGCGAAAGTGGCGGAACTCCTGGGGGCGACAAAATAA
- a CDS encoding EamA family transporter, whose protein sequence is MSFLQNKTTLLVILAFAGIYVIWGSTFLAISYGLEGFPPFILSGLRFLIAGLLLLLWRKSKKESIGTAVDWKKNAITGILILTGGTGLVAWGEQYVTSTEAAIAIATGPFWFIALDRPNWKTYFSNKWITRGLLIGFGGLVLFLQGSVQPGENETSGDLKLLAFFILALSSISWVVGSLYSKNHPAGNSRFMNIAQQLIIAGTASLIVAFFRGEWGLLDLSKIPVSSLLGLLFLVLFGSIAAYVSYIWLLSVKDPVLVSTHTYINPIVAVIIGWMVAGETISSAQFAGLGIILSGVALTNLSRYPFEKRTQVKIRRFNQVVARIVNPYKYITS, encoded by the coding sequence ATGTCTTTTCTTCAAAATAAAACCACCTTACTTGTTATTCTCGCTTTCGCGGGCATCTACGTCATCTGGGGCTCTACCTTTCTTGCCATCTCGTATGGCCTTGAGGGTTTTCCGCCCTTTATTCTCTCGGGCCTCCGATTCCTGATAGCCGGACTCCTTTTGCTGCTTTGGCGTAAAAGCAAAAAAGAATCGATTGGAACAGCCGTCGACTGGAAGAAAAATGCCATCACGGGCATCCTGATCCTTACCGGCGGAACCGGCCTCGTCGCCTGGGGCGAACAATATGTGACGTCTACGGAGGCCGCCATCGCCATCGCAACCGGCCCCTTCTGGTTCATCGCGCTCGACCGGCCGAACTGGAAGACCTATTTTTCCAACAAATGGATTACCCGGGGGTTGCTGATCGGGTTCGGAGGACTCGTGCTGTTCCTCCAGGGGAGTGTGCAACCGGGCGAAAACGAAACCAGCGGCGACCTGAAACTGCTGGCATTCTTCATCCTCGCGCTGAGTTCCATCTCGTGGGTCGTCGGCTCGCTGTATTCGAAGAACCACCCAGCGGGCAATTCGAGGTTCATGAATATCGCGCAACAGTTGATAATTGCCGGAACCGCCAGTCTTATCGTGGCCTTCTTCCGCGGCGAATGGGGGCTGCTCGACCTATCGAAGATACCCGTCTCTTCTCTTCTCGGCTTGCTGTTCCTGGTGTTGTTCGGTTCGATTGCCGCCTATGTATCGTACATCTGGCTATTGTCGGTTAAAGATCCGGTATTGGTAAGCACCCACACCTATATCAATCCGATCGTGGCGGTTATCATTGGATGGATGGTAGCCGGAGAAACCATCTCTTCGGCACAGTTCGCCGGATTGGGCATTATTCTATCAGGCGTGGCGCTCACCAATTTGTCGCGATACCCGTTTGAAAAACGTACGCAGGTCAAAATCCGCAGGTTCAACCAAGTGGTAGCACGAATCGTAAACCCATACAAATACATCACGTCTTAA
- a CDS encoding TlpA disulfide reductase family protein — MKRILFLLALSATLFSFRAWLKNEFTITGTATGIADGKKVYLQLQQPEKGTVRIDSAKVTGGKFTLKGVATEPSIHFVEVEGIQGKVAFVLEEGAIELTLYKDSIGKSRVGGTKSNVELQKFNSTAMKIQRKAMEFQQANNTVFQEAQSKNDTATVNGLIRKFNGFQQEMITLSTTYPAKNPTSFLSLLLIDNMFNNPTVDIAKIKSDFALLDAKLKNTKQGQALQKRINDYHSVNVGDLAPAFSAVSPDGKQVSLKESLGKVTLVDFWASWCGPCRRENPNVVKLYADYHAKGLNIISISLDRPGQDAAWKGAIEKDGLTWTHVSNLMFWDDPIAKDYHVQSIPATFLLDEKGTIIAVNLRGEELRAKVASLLDK, encoded by the coding sequence ATGAAACGAATCCTTTTTCTACTCGCGCTGTCTGCTACCCTCTTCTCTTTCAGGGCGTGGCTCAAGAATGAATTTACCATCACCGGAACCGCGACGGGTATAGCCGATGGAAAGAAAGTATACCTGCAGTTGCAGCAGCCGGAAAAAGGAACGGTCAGGATTGATTCGGCAAAGGTAACAGGAGGAAAATTCACGCTGAAAGGCGTGGCGACCGAACCTTCCATCCATTTTGTAGAAGTCGAAGGGATACAGGGGAAAGTGGCGTTCGTGCTGGAAGAAGGCGCGATCGAACTCACCCTCTACAAAGACAGTATAGGGAAAAGCCGCGTGGGTGGAACCAAAAGCAATGTGGAATTGCAGAAGTTCAACTCGACGGCGATGAAAATCCAGCGGAAAGCGATGGAGTTCCAGCAGGCGAACAATACCGTCTTCCAGGAAGCGCAATCGAAGAACGATACGGCGACGGTGAACGGACTCATTCGGAAATTCAACGGTTTCCAGCAGGAAATGATTACCCTTTCGACGACGTATCCGGCAAAAAACCCGACGTCTTTTTTGTCGCTGTTGCTTATTGACAACATGTTCAATAACCCCACCGTTGACATTGCGAAGATCAAAAGCGACTTTGCACTGCTCGATGCCAAATTGAAGAACACGAAACAAGGGCAGGCATTGCAAAAACGGATCAATGACTATCATTCGGTAAACGTGGGCGACCTCGCACCGGCCTTTTCGGCAGTTTCGCCAGATGGCAAACAAGTCTCGCTGAAGGAGTCGCTCGGTAAAGTCACGTTGGTGGACTTCTGGGCCTCGTGGTGTGGCCCTTGCCGGCGGGAGAACCCGAATGTCGTGAAGCTGTATGCTGATTACCATGCCAAAGGACTCAACATTATCAGCATCTCACTGGATCGTCCGGGACAGGACGCTGCGTGGAAAGGTGCCATCGAAAAAGACGGCCTCACCTGGACACATGTGTCAAACCTGATGTTTTGGGACGACCCGATTGCGAAAGACTACCATGTTCAGAGTATTCCGGCCACCTTCCTTTTGGACGAAAAAGGCACCATTATCGCGGTCAACCTGCGGGGCGAAGAGCTGCGTGCAAAGGTCGCGTCGCTGCTGGATAAGTAA
- a CDS encoding KTSC domain-containing protein, producing MKKIGEYRRLLGVDATVTLAELKKIYRDEMKACHPDRFQHDETEKEAAELRSREVIEAYHFLVSINPATLEAEKPEFEATVTNQTIIDYKYENVRLEITFDNGITYEYISVPKATYIKMINADSPARFAKRHILRNFPYRKVSNAS from the coding sequence ATGAAAAAGATCGGTGAATACCGCAGGCTATTGGGCGTCGACGCAACCGTGACGTTGGCCGAACTGAAGAAAATCTACCGCGACGAGATGAAAGCCTGTCATCCTGACCGTTTTCAGCATGACGAAACCGAGAAAGAGGCGGCCGAATTGCGCAGCCGCGAGGTCATCGAAGCCTACCATTTCCTGGTGTCGATCAACCCGGCTACGCTGGAAGCCGAAAAGCCGGAGTTTGAGGCGACGGTTACCAACCAAACCATCATCGACTATAAATACGAGAACGTGCGATTGGAAATCACCTTCGATAATGGCATTACGTATGAGTACATAAGCGTACCAAAGGCGACGTATATCAAGATGATCAACGCCGATTCGCCCGCGCGGTTCGCGAAACGACACATCCTTCGTAACTTCCCGTACCGTAAAGTCAGCAACGCGTCGTAA
- a CDS encoding rhodanese-like domain-containing protein, producing MKIEQIYTGCLAQAAYYLESEGEAAIFDPLREVQPYLDRAAKDGATIKYIFETHFHADFVSGHLDLAHKSGGTIVYGPTAQPKFDALIAADGQEFKVGAYTVKALHTPGHTLESTCYLLSDENGTMKGIITGDTLFIGDVGRPDLAQALSDDLTQEKLAGLLYDSLRNRIMPLPDDLTVYPSHGAGSACGKNMSKETTDTLGNQKKTNYALRADMTKAEFIAELLDGLGAPPAYFPQNVRLNIEGYDSLDEVLRSGKKALPAEAFRHLAEQEEALLLDVRHENDFVAGHIPGSIFIGIQGGFAPWVGALVRDVRQPLLLIIPEGREEETLTRLSRVGFDHVLGYLEGGIDNWKSAGYETDTMDSVSPDAFASALTPDTVIVDARKPGEFEAEHVEGAHNLPLDTVNERLSDIPDTPFYLHCAGGYRSVIMGSILKARGIHHFTNVEKGISGIRQAGVPLTAFTCSSGN from the coding sequence ATGAAAATCGAACAGATTTATACCGGGTGCCTGGCGCAGGCAGCGTATTACCTCGAAAGTGAAGGCGAGGCCGCCATTTTCGATCCGCTGCGCGAGGTACAGCCCTATTTAGACCGCGCGGCCAAAGACGGCGCGACCATCAAATACATCTTTGAGACGCACTTCCACGCTGATTTTGTCTCGGGTCATCTCGACCTGGCACACAAGAGTGGCGGAACGATTGTATATGGCCCCACGGCCCAACCGAAGTTCGACGCGCTGATTGCTGCCGACGGACAGGAATTCAAAGTGGGGGCGTATACGGTGAAGGCCCTGCACACACCGGGGCACACCCTTGAGAGTACCTGTTACCTGCTTTCAGACGAAAACGGCACGATGAAAGGGATCATTACAGGCGATACGTTATTCATTGGTGATGTGGGCCGACCCGACCTGGCGCAGGCCTTGTCAGACGACCTCACCCAGGAAAAACTCGCCGGACTGCTTTACGACAGCCTCCGCAACCGGATCATGCCCTTGCCGGATGACCTGACGGTGTATCCGAGCCACGGTGCGGGCAGCGCCTGTGGTAAGAATATGAGTAAGGAAACCACCGATACACTGGGCAACCAAAAGAAAACCAACTATGCGTTGCGCGCCGATATGACAAAGGCCGAGTTCATCGCCGAGTTGTTGGACGGATTGGGAGCGCCGCCGGCTTATTTCCCCCAGAATGTACGCCTCAACATCGAAGGCTATGACAGCCTTGACGAGGTGTTGCGTTCGGGGAAAAAAGCGTTGCCGGCCGAAGCCTTCCGCCATCTTGCGGAACAGGAGGAAGCCCTTTTGCTTGACGTGCGCCATGAAAACGACTTTGTTGCCGGCCACATTCCCGGTTCGATTTTTATAGGGATACAAGGCGGATTTGCCCCCTGGGTAGGCGCCTTGGTTCGGGATGTGCGCCAGCCGCTGTTACTGATTATCCCAGAAGGACGGGAAGAAGAAACCCTGACACGTTTGTCACGTGTTGGATTTGATCACGTACTGGGCTATCTGGAAGGAGGCATCGATAACTGGAAATCAGCAGGCTACGAAACCGACACCATGGATTCGGTATCACCGGATGCGTTTGCGTCGGCCCTTACGCCTGACACTGTAATTGTGGATGCTCGCAAACCCGGCGAATTCGAAGCCGAGCACGTAGAAGGGGCCCACAACCTGCCGCTGGATACGGTGAACGAGCGACTTTCCGACATTCCGGATACGCCATTTTACCTGCATTGCGCCGGTGGTTATCGCTCGGTCATCATGGGATCGATTTTAAAAGCACGTGGCATCCACCATTTTACCAACGTCGAGAAAGGCATTTCAGGCATCCGACAGGCGGGCGTTCCGCTTACCGCTTTCACCTGTAGTTCGGGCAACTGA
- a CDS encoding endonuclease, which yields MKRILLLIFGVFSVSSVFSQVVINELDTDTPGTDTAEFVELKSATPNFPLDGYVLVLMNGGSGGSSDVYYTMDLDGLVTDVNGLIVIGCSATSPVPQQYFPYDSLMQNGADAIGIYLGNPSNFPYGSAATSNNLISGLIYETNDPDATTLMTALGINVQYDENANNSPTTQSIQRKTDGTYEVKAPTPGANNDGTGVLFNGITVSTTATELGEGQTMVVTFTAQSPVASNVTINFGLANGTFTTADFTGLTTVTIPSGLTTASTNIILTDDTLNEGDEQLLINVAPLPVGYVRLNTNLSLWVIDNDYTVAAWGTPVNPTYGLVASTAPAGYYNSLNGKSGAQLKQAIQDIIANPATVHAQNYGDVTDILKEADQNPLNSNQVWLMYVEQPRAKYKFQSTASNTGSWNREHIFPQSRGGFSDGTNSVADGIDNWATTNADDIDAGHGDAHHIRAEDGPENSSRNNRDYGLNDYNGPTGTLGSWHGDVARALFYMACRYNALSLSNGNLPDSTVGSIGDLATLLAWNTSDPADDFEMHHNNVVYTWQNNRNPFVDMPALASYVFGSNFGQVWNNSLALPDTETVSVVVRPNPARESVTISGVASGTVAVYSMTGVKVMETTFVGDRPVALTLPSGIYLATIASDGGTVTKKLVVR from the coding sequence ATGAAGCGCATTTTACTGCTTATTTTCGGGGTTTTCTCCGTCTCTTCCGTTTTTTCCCAAGTCGTCATCAACGAGCTTGACACCGACACGCCCGGTACCGACACCGCAGAATTCGTCGAATTGAAGTCGGCCACGCCCAATTTTCCACTTGACGGCTACGTACTCGTGCTGATGAACGGCGGGTCGGGCGGTAGTTCTGATGTATATTATACGATGGATTTGGATGGGCTCGTAACCGACGTAAACGGACTCATCGTCATCGGATGCTCAGCCACATCGCCGGTTCCCCAGCAGTATTTTCCCTATGATAGCCTGATGCAGAACGGCGCCGATGCCATCGGGATTTACCTCGGCAACCCATCTAATTTTCCATATGGATCGGCCGCCACATCCAACAACCTTATATCAGGGTTGATTTACGAGACGAACGATCCCGATGCCACTACGCTCATGACGGCTTTGGGCATCAACGTGCAATACGACGAGAATGCGAACAACAGCCCGACCACCCAGTCCATACAACGCAAAACCGACGGCACCTATGAAGTGAAAGCCCCGACACCCGGCGCGAACAATGACGGAACCGGCGTGCTGTTCAATGGCATTACGGTGTCGACTACGGCAACCGAACTAGGAGAAGGACAGACAATGGTCGTTACCTTTACAGCCCAATCACCGGTAGCCTCAAACGTGACGATCAATTTTGGACTGGCGAATGGGACGTTTACGACGGCTGATTTTACCGGACTTACGACGGTTACGATCCCATCCGGACTTACCACGGCTTCGACGAATATTATCCTGACGGATGATACGCTGAATGAAGGGGATGAGCAATTACTGATTAATGTCGCGCCGCTTCCGGTCGGCTACGTGCGGTTGAATACCAACCTCAGTCTTTGGGTCATCGACAACGACTACACAGTTGCTGCCTGGGGCACGCCCGTGAATCCGACATACGGACTCGTGGCCTCAACGGCACCCGCGGGTTATTATAACTCCCTCAACGGTAAAAGTGGTGCCCAGCTTAAACAGGCTATCCAGGATATCATTGCCAATCCGGCCACGGTGCATGCGCAGAATTATGGCGATGTGACCGACATCCTGAAGGAAGCCGACCAGAACCCGCTGAACAGCAACCAGGTGTGGCTGATGTATGTTGAACAACCACGCGCCAAATACAAATTCCAGAGTACGGCCAGCAATACCGGCTCCTGGAACCGCGAACACATCTTCCCTCAGTCGCGTGGCGGCTTCAGCGATGGCACGAATTCAGTGGCGGATGGCATCGACAACTGGGCGACCACCAATGCCGATGATATCGATGCCGGCCATGGCGACGCGCATCACATCCGGGCAGAAGACGGTCCGGAAAACAGTTCGCGTAACAACCGCGATTATGGACTTAACGATTACAACGGCCCGACCGGAACACTGGGAAGCTGGCACGGAGACGTAGCCCGAGCCTTGTTTTACATGGCCTGCCGTTACAACGCATTGAGCCTTTCGAATGGCAATTTACCGGATTCCACCGTGGGATCCATTGGTGATTTGGCGACACTTTTGGCCTGGAATACATCCGACCCCGCCGACGACTTCGAAATGCACCACAACAATGTGGTCTATACCTGGCAGAACAACCGGAATCCTTTTGTGGATATGCCGGCACTGGCGAGTTATGTCTTTGGCAGCAATTTCGGGCAGGTATGGAACAATAGCCTGGCACTTCCCGACACCGAAACAGTTAGTGTTGTCGTACGTCCCAACCCGGCCCGGGAATCCGTCACGATTTCTGGCGTAGCATCCGGTACGGTTGCGGTGTATTCGATGACGGGCGTAAAGGTGATGGAGACGACGTTTGTGGGCGATCGTCCGGTAGCCTTGACGTTGCCTTCGGGTATCTATCTGGCTACCATCGCGTCGGACGGAGGTACGGTTACGAAAAAACTCGTCGTCCGTTAA
- the aroB gene encoding 3-dehydroquinate synthase, producing the protein MHPIQANGYDIHFGESGYEALNQLLRNSHFTTLFVLVDSNTNEHCLPYFLSLVETELAIEIIEFDAGEDVKNIDSCIEIWNVLTELGADRKSLILNVGGGVVTDMGGFAAATFKRGIPFVNVPTSLLAMVDASVGGKTGIDLGPLKNQIGVVATPAMVLIDTVFLDTLPQREMLAGLAEMLKHGLIADKSYWEKFLDLKNLDSADLGGLIYESIVIKNQIVLQDPGEQNVRKALNFGHTLGHAIESLFLENPDRGLVLHGEAVAAGMLMESHLSMSMRLLSAEEYFQIRYVIKELYEDVPLDENDLERLIGFMAHDKKSELGTPRFTLLRGIGHFEINQVVDNERITNAIKSYRP; encoded by the coding sequence ATGCATCCCATACAGGCCAACGGCTACGACATACATTTCGGAGAGAGCGGCTACGAGGCGCTGAACCAGTTGCTGCGTAACAGCCATTTCACTACGCTGTTTGTGCTGGTCGACTCGAATACCAACGAGCACTGCCTCCCCTATTTCCTGTCGCTGGTCGAAACCGAACTGGCCATTGAAATCATTGAATTCGATGCGGGTGAGGATGTAAAGAACATCGACAGTTGCATTGAAATATGGAACGTGCTGACCGAATTGGGAGCCGACCGGAAAAGCCTCATACTAAACGTAGGCGGTGGGGTGGTGACCGACATGGGCGGCTTTGCGGCGGCGACCTTCAAAAGGGGTATTCCGTTTGTGAACGTGCCGACATCGTTACTGGCGATGGTAGATGCCTCGGTAGGCGGTAAAACCGGTATCGACCTGGGGCCGTTGAAAAACCAGATCGGGGTCGTTGCGACGCCTGCGATGGTGCTGATCGACACGGTCTTCCTGGATACGCTGCCCCAGCGCGAGATGCTGGCCGGACTGGCGGAAATGCTCAAGCACGGACTCATTGCGGATAAGTCGTATTGGGAGAAGTTCCTCGACCTCAAAAACCTCGATTCAGCCGATTTGGGCGGCCTGATCTATGAATCAATCGTCATCAAAAACCAAATCGTGTTGCAGGATCCGGGGGAACAAAACGTCCGGAAGGCGCTGAACTTCGGTCACACGCTGGGTCATGCCATCGAGAGCCTTTTCCTTGAAAATCCGGATCGCGGTCTTGTGTTGCACGGAGAAGCCGTGGCGGCCGGCATGCTAATGGAGAGCCACCTTTCGATGTCGATGCGGCTGTTGTCGGCAGAGGAATATTTCCAGATACGGTATGTGATAAAAGAGCTCTATGAAGATGTGCCGCTGGATGAAAACGACCTGGAACGGCTCATCGGGTTCATGGCCCACGACAAAAAAAGCGAGTTGGGAACGCCCCGCTTCACATTGCTGCGGGGAATCGGGCATTTTGAAATCAACCAAGTAGTTGACAACGAAAGAATTACAAATGCGATCAAGAGCTATCGCCCTTAG
- a CDS encoding amino acid permease: MPRKSIALLKREASQTGQGTLKRSLGAVNLVAIGVGVIIGAGLFSLTGIAAANNAGPAVTLSFVIAAVGCAFSALCYAEFAAMVPVSGSAYTYAYATLGELFAWIIGWDLVLEYSVGAATVGISWSQYLVKFLDTFHIHLPPQLVQSPFESVTLQDGSVVSGIVNLPAMLIIFLVTSIIIRGTKSSALFNVIVVTLKVGVVLAFIGLGWQYIDPANYQPYIPDNTGTFGAFGWSGILRGAGVVFFVFIGFDIVATMAQETKNPQRNMPIGILGSLLVCTVLFVLFGYVMTGLANYTEFKDSAAPVAVAIAHTPYQWLSVAVILAILIGYTSVILVDLLGQSRVFYAMSKDGLLPGVFSKLHPKFQTPSTSNVVLCLFISAFAGFVPISVVGEMTSIGTLLAFVMVCLGILILRKRQPDAERPFKTPFVPLVPILGIATCLVMMFALPLDTWIRLIVWLLIGFVIYFLYGRKNSKLRQQAEEMEP, encoded by the coding sequence ATGCCAAGAAAATCAATTGCCTTATTGAAGCGCGAGGCCTCACAGACAGGCCAGGGAACGCTGAAGCGGAGCTTAGGAGCCGTTAACCTCGTAGCGATCGGCGTCGGTGTCATCATCGGCGCGGGATTGTTTTCTTTAACCGGTATTGCCGCCGCCAATAATGCGGGCCCGGCGGTGACACTATCGTTTGTCATTGCCGCGGTGGGCTGTGCCTTCAGCGCCTTGTGTTATGCCGAATTCGCCGCGATGGTGCCTGTTTCGGGTAGTGCCTATACCTATGCCTATGCCACATTGGGCGAACTGTTTGCCTGGATCATCGGCTGGGACCTGGTGTTGGAATATTCCGTAGGTGCCGCCACCGTTGGCATCAGTTGGTCGCAATACCTGGTGAAATTCCTCGATACCTTCCACATTCACCTGCCGCCCCAGTTGGTGCAATCGCCTTTTGAGTCGGTGACGTTGCAGGATGGTTCCGTCGTTAGTGGCATTGTCAACCTGCCCGCGATGCTCATCATTTTCCTGGTCACTTCGATCATCATTCGTGGAACCAAATCGTCGGCGCTCTTCAACGTGATCGTCGTAACACTTAAAGTAGGCGTTGTCCTGGCGTTTATCGGACTCGGATGGCAGTACATCGACCCGGCGAATTACCAGCCCTACATTCCGGACAACACAGGCACCTTTGGTGCGTTCGGCTGGAGTGGCATATTGCGGGGCGCCGGAGTGGTATTCTTCGTATTCATCGGGTTTGATATCGTGGCCACGATGGCGCAGGAAACCAAGAACCCGCAACGCAACATGCCCATCGGGATTTTGGGATCGCTTTTGGTATGTACGGTTTTGTTTGTGCTGTTTGGGTATGTGATGACCGGACTGGCGAATTACACAGAGTTCAAGGATAGTGCTGCCCCGGTGGCAGTTGCCATCGCCCACACGCCTTATCAATGGCTGTCGGTGGCGGTGATTCTTGCGATCTTAATCGGGTATACCTCGGTTATATTGGTCGACTTACTGGGACAATCGAGGGTGTTTTATGCCATGAGTAAAGACGGACTCTTGCCCGGCGTATTTTCAAAACTGCATCCGAAATTCCAAACGCCTTCTACGTCGAACGTGGTGTTGTGCCTTTTCATCAGCGCGTTCGCGGGGTTTGTGCCGATTAGCGTGGTGGGTGAAATGACAAGCATCGGTACCTTGTTGGCCTTTGTGATGGTATGCCTCGGTATATTGATCCTTCGGAAACGCCAGCCGGATGCGGAACGCCCTTTCAAGACACCCTTTGTTCCCCTGGTTCCCATTTTAGGTATCGCTACGTGCCTGGTCATGATGTTTGCGTTGCCGCTCGACACCTGGATCCGGTTGATTGTGTGGTTGCTGATTGGGTTCGTGATTTACTTCCTGTATGGACGAAAAAACAGCAAACTGCGACAGCAAGCCGAAGAGATGGAGCCGTGA
- a CDS encoding proline dehydrogenase family protein yields MHRIFDDTKTAFALKSDTELERAYFLFKLIASEPLVRIGTAVTNFAIKAHLPVESLIRATVFDHFCGGVTEADCLPVVDRMYAQGGVSSVLDYSVEGKEEEAQFDAALAMTLKTIEFAEEKQAIPFAVFKPTGFGRFELYEKLGRNETLDPREQAEWSRVEARFHTVCKAAHDKNVPLLIDAEESWMQDAADALVETMMRAYNRDRAIVFNTLQMYRHDRMDYLRSLHQRAQADGFHIGMKIVRGAYMEKEHKRAEELGYPTPICASKEATDENYDEAIAYMVTHLDRMAIFAGTHNEDSSYRLMTLMAQHGIDQKDPRIWFGQLYGMSDNISFNLAAAGYNVAKYLPFGPVRDVMPYLIRRAEENTSVAGQTSRELMLLKTERNRRRGR; encoded by the coding sequence ATGCACCGGATTTTCGACGATACCAAAACCGCCTTTGCCCTCAAGAGCGACACCGAACTCGAACGGGCGTATTTTCTCTTTAAACTCATTGCCAGCGAGCCGCTGGTGCGCATCGGGACGGCGGTGACGAACTTCGCCATCAAAGCACACCTGCCGGTCGAATCGTTGATCCGGGCGACGGTATTCGACCACTTTTGTGGCGGCGTAACCGAGGCCGATTGCCTTCCGGTGGTCGACCGGATGTATGCCCAGGGCGGCGTATCGTCCGTACTCGACTACTCCGTCGAAGGAAAGGAAGAAGAGGCCCAGTTCGACGCGGCCCTCGCCATGACGCTCAAAACCATCGAATTCGCCGAAGAAAAGCAGGCCATCCCGTTCGCGGTCTTCAAACCCACCGGTTTTGGCCGTTTCGAACTGTATGAAAAACTTGGGCGAAACGAAACCCTTGACCCGCGGGAACAAGCCGAATGGAGCAGGGTGGAAGCGCGTTTCCATACGGTTTGTAAGGCCGCACATGATAAAAACGTGCCGCTGCTGATCGACGCCGAAGAATCCTGGATGCAGGACGCCGCCGACGCCCTCGTCGAAACCATGATGCGCGCCTACAACCGCGACCGCGCCATCGTATTCAACACCTTACAGATGTACCGCCACGACCGGATGGACTACCTCCGTTCGCTGCACCAACGCGCGCAGGCGGACGGATTCCATATCGGAATGAAGATCGTGCGCGGCGCCTACATGGAAAAAGAACACAAACGTGCCGAAGAACTGGGCTATCCGACGCCGATCTGCGCGTCGAAAGAGGCCACCGACGAAAACTACGACGAGGCCATCGCCTATATGGTCACGCACCTTGACCGCATGGCCATCTTCGCCGGCACCCATAATGAAGACAGTTCGTACCGCCTCATGACACTCATGGCGCAGCATGGCATCGACCAAAAAGACCCACGCATCTGGTTCGGGCAACTCTACGGCATGAGCGACAACATCAGCTTCAACCTTGCGGCAGCCGGCTACAACGTCGCCAAATACCTGCCATTCGGCCCCGTTCGTGACGTAATGCCTTACCTGATCCGACGCGCCGAAGAAAATACCTCCGTTGCCGGACAAACCTCCCGCGAGCTCATGCTCCTGAAAACCGAACGAAACCGTCGCCGCGGAAGGTAA